In Pseudomonadota bacterium, a single window of DNA contains:
- a CDS encoding cation:proton antiporter — MKLGNELQYLILIVGLFLVPRILQRFRIPSAITCVALGAGLGMGFHLFATDETVPILSTLGIVSLFLFAGLEVDLGELRRNARVVVGNLAIHAAVLGAGAVVFSFVFALEWRAALLFSLAVFTSSTGFILDSLGGFGLDAGQRYWVKTKAISTEIVSLVLLFFAVQSGEVLSFGVSTAVLAAMVLLLPLIFKVFVAKVLPFAPKSEFAFLLIMAIVCAYVTRELGVYYLVGAFVVGITAVRLRQKLPAVASERLIVGVELFASFFIPFYFFKAGLHFEKEQFGPGSIGIGVALAAVTVPLRIGIVAVFRRFALSEPLRQGAKVGLSLVPTLVFTIVIGGILKEEHGLSNRMYGALIVFALLNTILPGLLLGKAAPEFDAPHVPREGEP, encoded by the coding sequence ATGAAACTCGGCAACGAGCTGCAGTACCTCATCCTCATCGTCGGCCTGTTCCTCGTCCCCCGCATCCTGCAACGCTTCCGGATCCCGAGCGCCATCACCTGCGTCGCGCTCGGGGCCGGGTTGGGGATGGGGTTCCACCTGTTCGCGACCGACGAGACGGTGCCGATCCTCTCGACGCTCGGGATCGTGTCGCTGTTCCTGTTCGCCGGCTTGGAGGTCGATCTCGGGGAGCTCAGGCGCAACGCGCGGGTCGTCGTCGGGAACCTGGCGATCCATGCCGCCGTGCTCGGCGCCGGTGCGGTCGTCTTCTCGTTCGTCTTCGCGCTCGAGTGGCGCGCCGCGCTCCTCTTCTCGCTCGCCGTGTTCACGTCGTCCACGGGCTTCATCCTGGACTCGCTCGGCGGGTTCGGGCTCGACGCCGGCCAGCGGTACTGGGTGAAGACCAAGGCGATCTCGACGGAGATCGTCTCGCTCGTCCTGCTGTTCTTCGCGGTGCAGTCCGGCGAGGTCCTGTCGTTCGGGGTGTCGACCGCCGTGCTCGCGGCGATGGTGCTGCTCCTGCCCCTGATCTTCAAGGTGTTCGTCGCGAAGGTGCTCCCGTTCGCCCCGAAGTCCGAGTTCGCCTTCCTCCTCATCATGGCGATCGTGTGCGCCTACGTGACGCGCGAGCTCGGCGTGTACTACCTCGTCGGCGCCTTCGTGGTGGGCATCACGGCGGTGCGGCTGCGCCAGAAGCTGCCGGCGGTCGCCTCCGAGCGGCTGATAGTCGGCGTCGAGCTGTTCGCCTCGTTCTTCATCCCGTTCTACTTCTTCAAGGCCGGGCTCCACTTCGAGAAGGAGCAGTTCGGTCCCGGGTCGATCGGCATCGGGGTCGCGCTGGCCGCCGTCACCGTGCCCTTGCGAATCGGCATCGTCGCGGTGTTCCGCCGCTTCGCCCTGTCGGAGCCGCTCCGCCAGGGCGCGAAGGTGGGCCTGTCCCTCGTGCCGACCCTCGTGTTCACCATCGTCATCGGGGGGATCCTGAAGGAGGAGCACGGCCTCTCGAACCGGATGTACGGCGCACTGATCGTCTTCGCCCTGCTGAACACGATCCTGCCGGGGCTGCTCCTCGGGAAGGCGGCCCCGGAGTTCGACGCCCCGCACGTCCCGCGGGAGGGCGAGCCTTAA
- the nhaA gene encoding Na+/H+ antiporter NhaA has product MARIATLPLERFLRIEAASGIVLIAAAALAFAWANSPWAELYETLWSYPLGLKVGGTAYERPLVWVVNDGLMTVFFFVAGMEIRRELHDGELSSRRKAMLPLLAALGGMVAPALVYLSIAGGPEVRSGWGVPMATDIAFAIGVLALLGKRVPPALRVLLLTLAVVDDLGAIVVIAFFYSSGVAVSGVLIAAAGVGGIFLLRWIGARRSVAYVAPALVVWGGFYAAGIHPTIAGVVVGLLTPVRAWGDGNEVISPAERLIARLHPWVAFGVMPIFALANAGVALGGASFDASATAVAVGTGVGLVIGKPLGILLVSGLAIRLGVAALPRGLCFRHLVALGFVAGIGFTMALFVAQLAFVGSPLLGAAKVGVLGASAAAAVIGLALGRILLPKQEIHEDIDTADEAEGAASGRRS; this is encoded by the coding sequence ATGGCGAGGATCGCGACGCTTCCGCTCGAGCGGTTCCTCAGGATCGAGGCGGCGAGCGGCATCGTCCTGATCGCGGCGGCGGCGCTCGCCTTCGCGTGGGCGAACTCGCCCTGGGCGGAGCTCTACGAGACCCTCTGGTCCTACCCGCTCGGCCTTAAGGTCGGCGGCACCGCCTACGAGCGCCCGCTCGTCTGGGTCGTCAACGACGGGCTGATGACCGTGTTCTTCTTCGTCGCCGGGATGGAGATCCGGCGCGAGCTGCACGACGGGGAGCTGTCCTCGAGGCGCAAGGCCATGCTCCCTCTCCTGGCGGCGCTCGGGGGGATGGTCGCGCCGGCGCTCGTGTACCTCTCCATCGCCGGCGGCCCGGAGGTCCGCTCCGGGTGGGGCGTTCCCATGGCCACGGACATCGCGTTCGCGATAGGCGTGCTCGCCCTCCTCGGCAAGCGGGTCCCGCCCGCGCTGCGGGTGCTGCTCCTGACGCTCGCGGTGGTGGACGATCTCGGCGCGATCGTCGTCATCGCGTTCTTCTATTCGTCCGGTGTGGCGGTGTCCGGGGTGCTGATCGCCGCGGCCGGCGTCGGCGGGATCTTCCTGCTGCGCTGGATCGGCGCGCGGCGCAGCGTGGCGTACGTCGCGCCGGCGCTCGTCGTCTGGGGCGGGTTCTACGCGGCCGGGATCCATCCGACGATCGCGGGGGTCGTCGTCGGCCTGCTGACGCCGGTCCGCGCCTGGGGCGACGGGAACGAGGTGATCTCGCCGGCGGAGCGGCTGATCGCGCGGCTCCACCCCTGGGTCGCCTTCGGCGTCATGCCGATCTTCGCGCTCGCGAACGCCGGGGTCGCCCTGGGCGGAGCCTCGTTCGACGCCTCCGCGACGGCGGTCGCGGTCGGGACCGGGGTCGGGCTCGTGATCGGCAAGCCGCTCGGAATCCTCCTCGTCTCCGGGCTGGCGATCCGCCTGGGCGTGGCCGCACTGCCGCGCGGGCTCTGCTTCCGGCACCTCGTCGCCCTGGGCTTCGTGGCGGGCATCGGGTTCACGATGGCGCTGTTCGTCGCGCAGCTCGCCTTTGTGGGCTCGCCCCTGCTCGGGGCGGCCAAGGTCGGCGTGCTCGGGGCCAGCGCGGCGGCGGCGGTCATCGGCCTCGCCCTCGGTCGAATCCTCTTGCCGAAGCAGGAGATCCACGAGGATATCGACACGGCCGACGAGGCCGAGGGCGCGGCCTCGGGAAGGCGCTCATGA
- a CDS encoding MotA/TolQ/ExbB proton channel family protein, protein MSLATIALSIAQHVRLRRDRMLVGLWVATCVIPLLGLVGTIAGFTTAFDSVSSSSADQRAAMLAEGISEAMNATALGLALFALFLASTIVATVRTRRASPPGPLLQAGGEGSGRSGQEMRSASS, encoded by the coding sequence ATGTCGCTCGCCACGATCGCGCTCTCCATCGCGCAGCACGTTCGGCTGCGGCGCGACAGGATGCTCGTCGGCCTATGGGTCGCGACGTGCGTCATCCCGCTGCTCGGGCTGGTCGGGACGATCGCCGGCTTCACGACGGCGTTCGACTCGGTTTCGTCGTCGTCGGCCGATCAGCGCGCCGCGATGCTCGCCGAGGGGATCTCCGAGGCGATGAACGCCACGGCGCTCGGCCTCGCGCTGTTCGCGCTGTTCCTCGCGTCGACCATCGTCGCCACGGTGCGGACTCGGCGGGCCTCACCTCCGGGCCCGCTCCTGCAGGCAGGCGGCGAGGGGAGCGGCCGATCCGGGCAAGAAATGAGGAGCGCTTCGTCATGA
- a CDS encoding efflux RND transporter permease subunit, whose translation MSLQSLAVRRRVTFLMLFILVLGFGLFSLVRLKLDLWPDITFPYVVVITQYNGASPEDIEQLVTRPVEEACAAVEGVKNVFSESKHSASVVFIEFNWGTDIDQAEIDIRKNLDLYKSLIPTDVEEPLTFAFDPSMEPVLMYLVTGPYDQAKLQDLSKHDIEPLLERIEGVASADTEGGLSREIQVRIMPDRLAAAGVSTMQIIGALRRENMQVPAGWLTSGRRELSIQAHGAFTSVDEIREVVVGAAGGVPLLLKDVAEVVDTVHEQTRVIKVDGRDAVMLMLRKQSDANTVQTVSSVNRAMPEIMKTMPKGVQLQELFSQAEIVNQSLGNLSQTAMLAVLITMIVLFVFLRSFAASLIVGVAIPASVVVSFAVMDQAGLTLNILSMTGLALAVGMLVDNSIVVLEAIYRHLGMGKKPARAAIEGTTEVGTAVTASTLTSIVVFAPVLFVPGLSGAMFRDMAATICISLTASLIVALTIIPLGVSMFVRKVPSVEKGLLLRVYTGIQSVTLRWRKLTVLAAVALFALGIYFVVSAGWEMFPKNDHAMVVMEIKGQVGASLGAMDEVRKQAEEAARRVVPEATLTMAQFGTGEGFMALFSEGSHSGILRVKLPRRSARERGQQEIEEALREELKKIPGIEAKAMEMGFSGESDITIEIFGHDMKVARRVGLDVKKLVQKIDDARDVTFSMEEAKPELHVNYDRIRLARLGLTTSDVSGSLSAFYQGTIASVYREGGNDYNILVRSPRAFRDDPANLESMVQTSPLAGSFPLRSVARVTEESGPVKISRKDQQRYVTVSATSIGGDLAGFTKKIEKALKGYAWPEGFQYHVGGTAEDMQESFMYLGIALIAALFLVYMVMAGQFESFLTPFIIFITVPFAVIGVGGALVATGIPLSVTGLIGGVILVGIVVNNSIVLVDYANQLVEKGMDRIEAIREAGKVRLRPILMTALTTSFGMTPMALELGEGSESWSPLARVVIGGLISCVFVTLLVVPNFYIWLTKWRKSISQKVDLS comes from the coding sequence ATGAGCCTGCAATCGCTGGCCGTCAGGAGGCGCGTCACCTTCCTGATGCTGTTCATCCTGGTGCTCGGCTTCGGGCTGTTCTCCCTGGTCCGGCTCAAGCTCGATCTGTGGCCGGACATCACGTTCCCGTACGTCGTCGTCATCACGCAGTACAACGGCGCTTCCCCGGAGGACATCGAGCAGCTCGTCACGCGGCCGGTCGAGGAGGCGTGCGCCGCGGTCGAGGGTGTCAAGAACGTCTTCTCCGAGTCCAAGCACAGCGCGTCGGTCGTGTTCATCGAGTTCAACTGGGGCACGGACATCGATCAGGCGGAGATCGACATCCGCAAGAACCTCGATCTGTACAAGTCGTTGATCCCGACGGATGTCGAGGAGCCGCTCACGTTCGCGTTCGACCCGTCCATGGAGCCGGTGCTCATGTACCTCGTCACCGGCCCGTACGATCAGGCGAAGCTGCAGGACCTGAGCAAGCACGACATCGAGCCGCTGCTCGAGCGGATCGAGGGCGTGGCGTCCGCCGACACCGAGGGCGGGCTCTCGCGCGAGATCCAGGTGCGGATCATGCCGGACCGGCTCGCGGCGGCCGGCGTCTCCACCATGCAGATCATCGGCGCGCTGCGGCGCGAGAACATGCAGGTGCCGGCAGGATGGCTCACGAGCGGCCGGCGCGAGCTCTCGATCCAGGCGCACGGAGCCTTCACGTCGGTGGACGAGATCCGCGAGGTCGTGGTCGGCGCCGCGGGCGGGGTGCCCTTGCTGCTCAAGGACGTGGCCGAGGTCGTGGACACGGTGCACGAGCAGACGCGCGTCATCAAGGTGGACGGGCGGGACGCCGTGATGCTCATGCTGCGCAAGCAGTCGGACGCCAACACGGTGCAGACCGTGAGCTCCGTGAACCGGGCGATGCCCGAGATCATGAAGACCATGCCCAAGGGCGTGCAGCTCCAGGAGCTGTTCAGCCAGGCCGAGATCGTCAACCAGTCGCTCGGCAACCTGAGCCAGACCGCGATGCTCGCGGTGCTCATAACGATGATCGTGCTGTTCGTGTTCCTGCGCTCGTTCGCGGCATCGCTCATCGTCGGCGTGGCGATCCCGGCGTCGGTCGTGGTCAGCTTCGCTGTGATGGATCAGGCCGGGCTCACGCTGAACATCCTCTCGATGACCGGGCTCGCGCTCGCGGTGGGCATGCTCGTGGACAACTCCATCGTCGTGCTCGAGGCGATCTACCGCCACCTCGGCATGGGCAAGAAGCCGGCGCGTGCCGCGATCGAGGGCACGACCGAGGTCGGCACCGCCGTCACCGCGTCCACGCTCACGTCGATCGTCGTGTTCGCGCCCGTGCTGTTCGTGCCCGGCCTCTCGGGCGCCATGTTCCGCGACATGGCGGCCACGATCTGCATCTCGCTCACCGCGTCGCTGATCGTCGCGCTCACGATCATCCCGCTCGGCGTCTCCATGTTCGTGCGCAAGGTCCCGAGCGTCGAGAAGGGGCTGCTGCTCCGGGTGTACACCGGGATCCAGAGCGTCACGCTGCGCTGGCGCAAGCTCACCGTGCTCGCGGCCGTGGCGCTGTTCGCGCTCGGGATCTACTTCGTCGTGAGCGCCGGCTGGGAGATGTTCCCGAAGAACGATCACGCCATGGTCGTCATGGAGATCAAGGGGCAGGTCGGCGCGTCGCTCGGCGCCATGGACGAGGTGCGCAAGCAGGCCGAGGAGGCAGCGCGCCGCGTGGTGCCGGAGGCGACTTTGACGATGGCGCAGTTCGGCACGGGCGAGGGGTTCATGGCGCTGTTCTCCGAGGGCAGCCACTCCGGCATCCTCCGGGTCAAGCTGCCGCGGCGATCCGCGCGCGAGCGCGGGCAGCAGGAGATCGAGGAGGCGCTGCGCGAGGAGCTGAAGAAGATCCCGGGCATCGAGGCCAAGGCGATGGAGATGGGCTTCTCGGGCGAGTCGGACATCACCATCGAGATCTTCGGGCACGACATGAAGGTCGCCCGCCGCGTCGGCCTGGACGTCAAGAAGCTCGTACAGAAGATCGACGACGCGCGCGACGTGACGTTCAGCATGGAGGAGGCGAAGCCCGAGCTCCACGTGAACTACGACCGGATCCGGCTGGCGCGGCTCGGGCTCACGACCTCGGACGTCTCGGGATCGCTCTCGGCCTTCTACCAGGGCACGATCGCGTCCGTGTACCGGGAGGGCGGGAACGACTACAACATCCTCGTCCGCTCGCCGCGCGCGTTCCGCGACGATCCGGCCAACCTGGAGAGCATGGTCCAGACGTCTCCGCTCGCGGGGAGCTTCCCTTTGCGCAGCGTGGCGCGCGTCACCGAGGAGTCGGGGCCGGTCAAGATCTCGCGCAAGGATCAGCAGCGCTACGTCACGGTGAGCGCGACCTCGATAGGCGGCGATCTCGCCGGGTTCACGAAGAAGATCGAGAAGGCGCTCAAGGGGTACGCCTGGCCCGAGGGGTTCCAGTACCACGTGGGCGGCACGGCCGAGGACATGCAGGAGTCGTTCATGTACCTCGGGATCGCGCTCATCGCCGCGCTCTTCCTCGTCTACATGGTGATGGCCGGGCAGTTCGAGTCGTTCCTCACGCCGTTCATCATCTTCATCACCGTGCCGTTCGCGGTGATCGGCGTCGGCGGCGCCCTCGTCGCCACGGGCATCCCGCTCTCGGTCACCGGGCTGATAGGCGGGGTGATCCTCGTGGGCATCGTGGTGAACAACTCGATCGTGCTCGTGGACTACGCGAACCAGCTCGTCGAGAAGGGCATGGACCGCATCGAGGCGATCCGCGAGGCGGGGAAGGTGCGGCTGCGCCCGATCCTGATGACCGCGCTCACGACGTCCTTCGGCATGACGCCGATGGCGCTCGAGCTCGGCGAGGGCTCGGAGTCGTGGAGCCCGCTCGCCCGCGTGGTGATAGGCGGGCTGATCTCGTGCGTGTTCGTCACGCTGCTCGTGGTGCCGAACTTCTACATCTGGCTCACGAAGTGGCGGAAGTCGATCTCGCAGAAGGTGGATCTGAGCTAG
- a CDS encoding serine protein kinase PrkA, producing the protein MDLKNGQAGGVLDLFARASESVRDEYLARRRAMSFTEYLGIFAQKPRLALRDAARYVLDAIDYFGAVQTTHPWGDVTRYRIFDQEFEGGGPRLVGQEKVQVAVRSALESQVRDGGINRLVLVHGPNGSAKSTLVACLFNGAEHYSRLPEGELYRFRWIFPSRRSGASSIGFGGRLKRDSLGTFAHLEDDEIDATLECEVHDHPLLLLPRGERVALMERALEDAGIRGYQIPSYFYQASLCHRCRQVADALMRTHQGDLAKVLAHVQVEPWALSRRYRRGLVQVGPQLSVDAGQRQVTADRNLGSLPIELQNMTLFETFGPIIDAAGGILSFEDMLKRPLDAYKYLLTSIETGELMIGQMILKMNMVLIGTTNDVMLEAFREHHEYQSFRERLTLVPAPYMKRRSDEAAIYELNLKPHFTRHVAPHAIDVAAHFAALTRLHKPDPAAYPDSLKIVMSRLTAAEKCELYDQALVPDGLEDDVAAELVDSIGRISSEDASSWQYEGRYGASPRVIRHVLLTASMSEEPECVSPFAVLEELRQLCGRAREYNFLERGKEDGGYHDHLGFVEVAERRLLDQLELEIQGASGLVEERRHEELLDRYVTHVRHFVNREKIHNPATNADEDADENLMRTVEEALGVAASERDDYRRGVMSRIAAWAIEHPGQKLLLAAVLPGQLRKLRESYFEKHRQKVVAAARHALKVLDEGRAGSGFDAEDTAAGERLVAEMIARYGYCKSCAKDGIARLLASRFGGA; encoded by the coding sequence ATGGACTTGAAGAACGGGCAGGCGGGCGGCGTGCTGGATCTCTTCGCGCGGGCCTCCGAGAGCGTCCGGGACGAGTACCTCGCGCGGCGGCGGGCGATGTCCTTCACCGAGTACCTCGGCATCTTCGCGCAGAAGCCGCGGCTCGCGCTTAGGGACGCGGCGCGCTACGTGCTCGACGCGATCGACTACTTCGGCGCGGTCCAGACGACCCACCCGTGGGGTGACGTGACGCGCTACAGGATCTTCGACCAGGAGTTCGAGGGCGGCGGGCCGCGCCTCGTCGGCCAGGAGAAGGTCCAGGTCGCGGTGCGCTCCGCGCTCGAGTCGCAGGTCCGCGACGGCGGCATCAACCGCCTCGTCCTCGTGCACGGTCCGAACGGCTCGGCCAAGTCGACGCTCGTCGCCTGCCTGTTCAACGGCGCCGAGCACTACTCGCGCCTCCCCGAGGGCGAGCTGTACAGGTTCCGCTGGATCTTCCCGTCCCGCCGGTCCGGCGCGAGCTCGATAGGCTTCGGGGGGCGGCTGAAGCGGGACTCGCTCGGCACGTTCGCCCACCTCGAGGACGACGAGATCGACGCCACGCTCGAGTGCGAGGTGCACGATCACCCGCTGCTCCTCCTGCCGCGGGGCGAGCGGGTCGCGCTGATGGAGCGCGCCCTCGAGGACGCGGGGATCCGCGGCTACCAGATCCCGAGCTACTTCTACCAGGCGTCGCTCTGCCACAGGTGCCGGCAGGTCGCGGACGCGCTCATGCGCACCCACCAGGGAGACCTCGCGAAGGTGCTCGCCCATGTGCAGGTCGAGCCGTGGGCCCTTTCCCGACGGTACCGCCGCGGGCTCGTGCAGGTCGGGCCGCAGCTCTCGGTGGACGCCGGGCAGCGCCAGGTGACGGCGGATCGCAACCTCGGGTCGCTGCCCATCGAGCTGCAGAACATGACCCTCTTCGAGACGTTCGGGCCGATCATCGACGCGGCGGGCGGCATCCTGTCGTTCGAGGACATGCTCAAGCGGCCGCTCGACGCGTACAAGTACCTGCTCACGAGCATCGAGACCGGCGAGCTGATGATCGGCCAGATGATCCTGAAGATGAACATGGTGCTCATCGGCACGACGAATGACGTCATGCTCGAGGCGTTCCGCGAGCACCACGAGTACCAGTCGTTCCGCGAGCGGCTTACGCTCGTCCCGGCGCCGTACATGAAGCGCCGCTCCGACGAGGCGGCGATCTACGAGCTGAACCTGAAGCCGCACTTCACGAGGCACGTCGCTCCGCACGCCATCGACGTCGCCGCCCACTTCGCGGCGCTCACGCGGCTGCACAAGCCGGATCCGGCCGCCTACCCGGACAGCCTCAAGATCGTGATGTCCCGCCTCACCGCGGCCGAGAAGTGCGAGCTGTACGATCAGGCCCTCGTGCCGGACGGGCTGGAGGACGACGTCGCGGCCGAGCTCGTGGACTCCATCGGGAGGATCAGCTCGGAGGACGCGTCGTCGTGGCAGTACGAGGGACGGTACGGCGCGTCGCCGCGCGTCATCCGGCACGTGCTCCTCACGGCGTCCATGTCCGAGGAGCCCGAGTGCGTCTCGCCCTTCGCGGTGCTCGAGGAGCTGCGCCAGCTCTGCGGCCGGGCCCGCGAGTACAACTTCCTCGAGCGCGGCAAGGAGGACGGCGGCTACCACGACCACCTGGGCTTCGTCGAGGTGGCCGAGCGGCGGCTCCTCGATCAGCTCGAGCTGGAGATCCAAGGCGCGAGCGGCCTCGTCGAGGAGCGCCGCCACGAGGAGCTGCTCGACAGGTACGTGACCCACGTCCGCCACTTCGTGAACCGGGAGAAGATCCACAACCCGGCGACCAACGCCGACGAGGACGCGGACGAGAACCTGATGCGCACCGTCGAGGAGGCGCTCGGCGTGGCGGCGTCGGAGAGGGACGACTACCGCCGGGGGGTCATGTCGCGCATCGCGGCGTGGGCGATCGAGCACCCCGGCCAGAAGCTGCTCCTCGCGGCCGTGCTGCCGGGCCAGCTCAGGAAGCTCAGGGAGTCGTACTTCGAGAAGCACCGGCAGAAGGTCGTGGCCGCCGCGCGGCACGCCCTCAAGGTCCTCGACGAGGGCAGGGCGGGGAGCGGCTTCGACGCGGAGGACACGGCGGCCGGGGAGCGGCTCGTGGCGGAGATGATCGCGCGGTACGGCTACTGCAAATCGTGCGCCAAGGACGGGATCGCGCGGCTCCTCGCGAGCCGGTTCGGGGGCGCCTGA